The following proteins are co-located in the Mesorhizobium sp. M1E.F.Ca.ET.045.02.1.1 genome:
- a CDS encoding GNAT family N-acetyltransferase, whose amino-acid sequence MSEITTRPLAQTDHADWRRLWTAYLTFYETKLPDEVYDVTWKRLFTPGEFEPKGFIATLDGKAVGLTHYLYHRSCWSEKNNCYLQDLFADPDVRGKGVGAALIKAVQDEAGKIGVKNVYWMTHETNATARRLYDHVARRTGFIEYDLL is encoded by the coding sequence ATGTCCGAGATCACCACCCGCCCGCTCGCGCAGACCGACCACGCCGACTGGCGGCGCCTGTGGACCGCCTACCTCACCTTCTACGAGACCAAGCTGCCGGACGAGGTCTACGACGTCACCTGGAAGCGGCTGTTCACGCCGGGCGAGTTCGAGCCGAAGGGTTTTATCGCCACGCTCGATGGCAAGGCGGTGGGCCTGACCCACTATCTCTACCACCGCTCCTGCTGGTCGGAAAAAAACAACTGCTATCTGCAGGACCTGTTCGCCGACCCGGACGTGCGTGGCAAAGGCGTCGGCGCGGCACTGATCAAAGCCGTGCAGGACGAGGCCGGCAAGATCGGCGTGAAGAACGTCTACTGGATGACGCACGAGACCAACGCCACCGCGCGCCGGCTCTACGACCATGTGGCGCGGCGCACCGGCTTCATCGAATACGATCTGCTATAA
- the msrB gene encoding peptide-methionine (R)-S-oxide reductase MsrB, translating to MDTHAFPVTRSDAEWRARLTPEQYAVMRNHGTERPGSCALLYEKRAGTFFCVGCDQPLFESKLKFESGTGWPSFNDPVPGSIETTVDRSYGMVRTECHCSRCGSHLGHVFEDGPPPTGLRYCINGVALRFEPAA from the coding sequence ATGGACACCCACGCCTTTCCCGTCACCCGCAGCGATGCCGAATGGCGCGCACGGCTGACGCCGGAGCAATATGCCGTCATGCGCAACCACGGCACCGAGCGTCCCGGAAGCTGCGCCCTGCTTTATGAGAAGCGCGCCGGCACGTTCTTTTGCGTCGGCTGCGACCAGCCGCTGTTCGAATCCAAGCTGAAATTCGAGAGCGGCACCGGCTGGCCGAGCTTCAACGATCCGGTCCCGGGCTCGATCGAGACCACCGTCGACCGCAGCTACGGCATGGTCCGCACCGAGTGCCACTGCTCGCGCTGCGGCAGCCATCTCGGCCATGTCTTCGAGGACGGCCCGCCGCCGACCGGCCTGCGCTACTGCATCAACGGCGTGGCGCTGCGCTTCGAGCCGGCGGCCTGA
- a CDS encoding VWA domain-containing protein yields MFIPFFLELKAARVPVSLREYLSLLEGLEAGLVDYDVEGFYYLARSALVKDERHIDRFDQVFTHVFKGVEALSGPDAVDVANIPEEWLRRLAEKHLTDEEKKLVEALGGFDKLMETLKQRLEEQKGRHQGGSKWIGTGGTSPFGAYGYNPEGVRIGQHESRHRRAVKVWDKREFRNFDDAVELGKRNIKVALKRLRRWVREGAEEEFDLPGTIHATAEHGYLDVKTRPERRNAVKLLMFFDVGGSMDDHIKGVEELFSAARAEFRQLEYFYFHNCLYERVWKDNRRRLAETIPTFDLIHKYGPDYKVIVVGDASMSPYEIVHPGGSVEHWNPEAGGVWLGRLLQQWPNAVWLNPEAEKNWRYTHSIAMIRDIFGGRMFPLTLAGLEAATKQLSRKH; encoded by the coding sequence ATGTTCATCCCCTTTTTCCTCGAACTGAAGGCCGCGCGGGTTCCCGTTTCGCTCCGGGAGTATCTGTCGCTGCTGGAAGGCTTGGAGGCCGGGCTGGTCGACTACGACGTCGAGGGCTTTTACTACCTGGCGCGCTCGGCCCTGGTGAAGGACGAGCGCCACATCGACCGTTTCGACCAGGTGTTCACGCATGTCTTCAAGGGCGTCGAGGCGCTTTCCGGTCCCGACGCCGTCGATGTCGCCAATATCCCCGAGGAATGGCTGCGCCGGCTCGCCGAAAAGCACCTGACCGACGAGGAGAAGAAGTTGGTCGAGGCGCTGGGCGGTTTCGACAAGCTGATGGAAACCCTGAAGCAGCGGCTGGAGGAGCAGAAGGGCCGGCACCAGGGCGGCTCGAAATGGATCGGCACCGGCGGCACCTCGCCTTTCGGCGCCTATGGCTACAATCCGGAAGGCGTGCGCATCGGCCAGCACGAGAGCCGGCATCGCCGCGCGGTAAAGGTCTGGGACAAGCGCGAGTTCAGGAATTTCGATGACGCCGTCGAGCTCGGCAAGCGCAACATCAAGGTGGCGCTGAAGCGGCTGCGCCGCTGGGTGCGCGAGGGCGCCGAGGAAGAATTCGACCTGCCCGGCACCATCCATGCCACCGCCGAACATGGCTATCTCGACGTGAAAACCCGGCCCGAGCGGCGCAACGCGGTGAAGCTTCTGATGTTCTTCGACGTCGGCGGCTCGATGGACGATCATATCAAGGGCGTCGAGGAACTGTTCTCCGCCGCCCGCGCCGAGTTCCGCCAGCTCGAATATTTCTACTTCCACAACTGCCTTTACGAGCGCGTCTGGAAGGACAATCGACGGCGGCTTGCCGAGACGATCCCGACCTTCGACCTCATCCACAAATACGGGCCTGACTACAAGGTGATCGTGGTCGGCGATGCCTCGATGAGCCCTTACGAGATCGTGCATCCCGGCGGCTCGGTCGAGCACTGGAACCCGGAGGCCGGCGGTGTCTGGCTCGGGCGGCTGCTGCAGCAATGGCCGAATGCGGTGTGGCTGAATCCGGAAGCTGAAAAGAACTGGCGCTACACCCACTCGATCGCCATGATCCGCGACATCTTCGGCGGCCGCATGTTCCCGCTGACGCTCGCCGGGCTTGAGGCCGCTACGAAACAGCTCTCGAGGAAGCATTGA